One segment of Salvia splendens isolate huo1 chromosome 20, SspV2, whole genome shotgun sequence DNA contains the following:
- the LOC121780787 gene encoding cysteine--tRNA ligase 2, cytoplasmic-like has protein sequence MAARKPELQLYNTTTKEKELFKPIVDGKVGMYICGVTSYDLSHIGHARAYVAFDVLYRYLKYVGYDVTYVRNFTDVDDKIIRRANEVGEDPIALSGRFCQEFLNDMADLQCLLPTDQPRVTDHMEQIKDMIAKIISNGCAYPVDGDVYFSVDSFPNYGRLSGRKLEDNRAGERVAVDTRKKNPADFALWKAAKPGEPQWDSPWGPGRPGWHIECSAMSAHYLTHTFDIHGGGMDLIFPHHENEIAQSCAACSESKVNYWIHNGFVTANDEKMSKSVGNFFTIREVTKLYHPLALRHFLLGTHYRSPVNYSISQIEIASEAVFYLYQTLKDCEDALSPFREDAGLNNPKVRISPAAQECTSKLHNDFETKLADDLHTPTILNSSLQEAFKFINTSVNSFKKKQQKQQQLSIVKSLIDLEIEIKQVLSTLGLLSSSTYAEVLEQLKDKALKRAELTEEDILQSIEERTLARKNKEFSRSDQIRSDLAAKGIALMDVGNGTVWRPCVPAQPESGQADTKKAPPAQPESAQADTKNVPPAQTESTQIDTKNVPPAEKGQPAKPTDK, from the exons ATGGCGGCGAGGAAGCCCGAGCTGCAATTGTACAACACTACGACGAAGGAGAAGGAGCTATTTAAGCCTATTGTTGATGGTAAAGTTGGGATGTATATTTGCGGTGTCACCTCCTACGATCTCAGCCACATCGGCCACGCGCGCGCCTACGTTGCTTTTGATGTTCTCTACAG ATATCTCAAATATGTGGGCTATGATGTTACATATGTGCGGAATTTCACTGATGTTGATGACAAG ATTATTCGTCGAGCGAATGAGGTTGGTGAAGACCCAATAGCATTGAGTGGGCGGTTTTGCCAAGAGTTTCTTAATGACATGGCTGATCTCCAGTGCCTTCTTCCTACCGACCAACCACGTGTTACTGATCATATGGAGCAAATCAAGGATATGATAGCTAAG ATTATTAGCAATGGCTGTGCTTATCCTGTTGATGGAGATGTTTACTTCTCTGTTGATAGTTTCCCAAATTATGGTCGTTTATCGGGGCGGAAGCTAGAAGATAATAGAGCTGGAGAACGGGTTGCTGTAGATACGAGGAAGAAAAATCCTGCTGACTTTGCTCTGTGGAAG GCTGCAAAACCTGGGGAGCCACAATGGGACAGCCCCTGGGGTCCTGGAAGACCAGGATGGCACATTGAATGCAGTGCCATGAGTGCTCATTACTTGACACACACATTTGATATTCATGGTGGTGGGATGGATTTGATCTTTCCTCATCATGAAAATGAGATTGCTCAGAGTTGTGCTGCTTGCTCAGAGAGCAAGGTTAATTACTGGATACATAATGGTTTTGTTACAGCAAATGATGAGAAAATGTCAAAATCTGTTGGAAACTTTTTCACCATTCGCGAG GTTACGAAATTGTACCATCCTCTTGCACTAAGGCACTTCCTCTTGGGAACTCACTACCGTTCTCCTGTCAATTATTCCATTTCTCAGATTGAAATTGCTTCAGAGGCTGTTTTCTACTTATATCAG ACTCTTAAAGATTGTGAAGATGCATTGTCACCATTTAGAGAAGATGCTGGACTCAACAATCCAAAAGTCCGTATCAGCCCTGCTGCCCAAGAATGCACAAGTAAGCTGCATAACGATTTCGAGACAAAACTAGCTGATGATCTGCACACACCCACCATCCTAAATTCTTCCCTGCAAGAAGCATTCAAATTCATCAACACAAGTGTAAACTCATTTAAG AAGAAGCAGCAGAAGCAACAACAATTATCCATTGTTAAGTCCCTTATTGATCTAGAGATAGAGATCAAGCAAGTTCTCAGCACTCTTGGATTACTTTCCAGTTCCACTTACGCTGAG GTCTTGGAACAACTGAAAGACAAGGCTCTGAAAAGGGCAGAGTTGACTGAAGAGGATATTCTCCAATCAATCGAGGAAAGAACACTAGCCCGGAAGAACAAAGAGTTCTCGAGAAGCGATCAGATCAGGAGTGATCTTGCAGCAAAGGGAATCGCATTGATGGATGTCGGGAATGGCACTGTCTGGAGGCCCTGCGTGCCAGCTCAACCAGAGAGCGGTCAGGCTGATACCAAAAAGGCGCCACCTGCTCAACCAGAGAGCGCTCAGGCTGATACCAAAAATGTGCCGCCTGCTCAAACGGAGAGCACGCAGATTGATACAAAAAATGTGCCGCCTGCTGAAAAAGGTCAGCCGGCTAAACCAACCGATAAATAG
- the LOC121782508 gene encoding glutamine--tRNA ligase-like, with protein MVGKSATESVGGGGGEALDLFLKIGLDERTAKNTVANNKVTANLTSVIHEAAVTDGCDRTVGNLLYTVATKFPTNALVHRRTLLNYITSLKIKSPAQLEAAFIFLTNIASDNLKIDEFEAACGVGVEVSEEDIEHAVDEIFEESKAAILEQRYRTNVGELFAHVRKKQPWADPKVVKKIIDTKLCALLGERTAADNEKPVKKKKEKPAKAEEKSVVEVTAPEKPTEEEINPFSIFPSPDENFKVHTEIYFSDRPVLRACNSKEILEKHLKVTGGKVRTRFPPEPNGYLHIGHAKAMFVDFGLAKERGGGCYLRFDDTNPEAEKKEYIDHIEEIVGWMGWEPFKITYTSDYFQELYELAVELIRRGHAYVDHQTPDEIKEYREKKMNSPWRDRPIEESLKLFDDMKKGLVEEGKATLRMKQDMQSDNFNMYDLIAYRIKFTPHPHAGDKWCIYPSYDYAHCVVDSLENITHSLCTLEFETRRASYYWLLDALGLYQPYVWEYSRLNITNTVMSKRKLNRLVTEKWVDGWDDPRLMTLAGLRRRGVTSTSINAFVRGIGITRSDNSLIRLNLLEYHIRDELNKTAPRTMVVLNPLKVVITNMDAAVMDLDAKKWPDAPADDASSFYKVPFSKVVYIEQSDFRLKDSKDYYGLAPGKSVLLRYAFPIKCTDVVLGDDNETVHEIRAEYDPSKKSKPKGVLHWVSESPPGVKPLKVEVRLFDKLFNSENPAELDDWLSDLNPHSKIVIKDAYAVPSVKDAAVGDSFQFERLGYFVVDPDSSPEKLVFNRTVTLRDNYGKQGK; from the exons ATGGTGGGGAAGAGCGCGACTGAAAgcgtcggcggcggcggcggcgaggcGCTGGATTTGTTTCTGAAGATAGGCCTAGATGAGAGGACGGCGAAGAACACCGTCGCTAACAATAAGGTCACGGCGAATCTCACCTCCGTCATCCATGAG GCGGCTGTGACTGATGGGTGTGATCGAACAGTTGGGAATCTACTTTACACG GTTGCTACGAAGTTCCCTACAAATGCGCTTGTACATCGCAGGACATTGCTTAACTACATTACTTCATTAAAG ATTAAAAGTCCTGCCCAGTTGGAAGCTGCCTTTATATTTCTTACTAATATTGCTTCTGACAACTTGAAGATTGATGAATTTGAAGCTGCGTGTGGTGTAG GAGTTGAGGTTTCTGAGGAAGATATTGAACATGCTGTAGATGAGATTTTTGAAGAGAGTAAAGCTGCTATTTTGGAGCAGCGGTATCGAACAAATG TTGGTGAACTGTTTGCTCATGTCAGAAAGAAACAGCCATGGGCAGATCCAAAGGTTGTCAAG AAAATCATTGATACCAAATTATGTGCCCTACTTGGCGAGAGAACAGCAGCAGACAATGAGAAGCccgtaaaaaagaaaaaagagaagcCTGCAAAAGCAGAG GAAAAATCAGTTGTTGAAGTGACAGCTCCAGAAAAACCAACTGAAGAAGAAATCAATCCTTTTTCAATATTTCCTTCACCTGATGAGAACTTTAAG GTACATACTGAAATATATTTCAGTGATCGTCCGGTGCTTAGAGCTTGCAATTCAAAGGAAATACTAGAGAAACATCTGAAGGTCACAGGTGGAAAAGTACGTACACGCTTCCCACCTGAGCCAAATGGGTATCTCCATATAGGTCATGCCAAG GCTATGTTTGTGGACTTTGGCCTGGCAAAGGAGCGAGGTGGAGGCTGCTATCTCAG ATTTGATGACACCAATCCAGAAGCTGAAAAAAAGGAATACATTGATCATATTGAAGAGATTGTTGGATGGATGGGCTGGGAACCATTTAAG ATCACCTACACTAGTGATTATTTCCAAGAACTCTATGAATTAGCAGTGGAGCTGATACGGCGTGGTCATGCTTATGTCGATCATCAG ACACCTGATGAGATAAAAGAGTACAGGGAAAAGAAGATGAACAGTCCTTGGAGGGATAGACCAATTGAAGAATCTCTCAAGTTGTTTGATGACATGAAGAAGGGGTTGGTTGAGGAAGGAAAAGCAACATTAAGAATGAAGCAGGACATGCAGAGCGATAATTTCAATATGTATGATCTAATTGCTTATCGTATCAAG TTCACACCCCATCCCCATGCAGGAGATAAATGGTGCATCTATCCGAGTTATGATTACGCTCATTGTGTCGTTGATTCTCTTGAAAACATAACACATTCA TTGTGCACGCTTGAGTTTGAGACACGACGAGCCTCATACTACTGGTTATTGGATGCACTGGGTCTCTACCAGCCTTATGTATGGGAATATTCTCGATTGAATATTACCAATACAGTGATGTCAAAGCGTAAG TTAAATCGACTTGTGACAGAAAAGTGGGTCGATGGTTGGGATGATCCTCGTCTTATGACACTGGCTGGATTGAGACGTAGAGGCGTAACTTCTACTTCAATAAATGCTTTTGTTCGAGGAATTGGGATTACTAGAAG TGACAATAGTTTGATACGTCTGAACCTCCTAGAGTACCATATAAGGGACGAACTGAACAAAACAGCACCTCGGACCATGGTTGTGCTAAACCCATTGAAG GTAGTAATTACAAACATGGATGCTGCAGTCATGGATCTTGATGCCAAGAAATGGCCAGATGCTCCTGCAGATGATGCATCATCCTTTTATAAG GTCCCTTTCTCTAAGGTTGTTTACATTGAACAATCTGATTTTCGTTTGAAAGATTCTAAAGATTATTATGGACTTGCTCCGGGGAAATCTGTCCTCCTTAG GTATGCATTTCCTATCAAGTGCACAGACGTGGTTTTAGGGGATGACAATGAGACTGTGCATGAGATTCGTGCTGAGTACGATCCGTCTAAGAAAAGCAAACCAAAG GGCGTTCTGCACTGGGTATCAGAATCACCACCAGGGGTTAAGCCTCTTAAGGTGGAAGTTAGATTATTCGACAAACTATTCAATTCTGAG AATCCTGCGGAACTTGATGACTGGCTCAGCGATCTGAATCCACACTCGAAAATTGTTATAAAGGATGCATACGCAGTGCCTTCTGTCAAGGATGCTGCCGTTGGAGACAGTTTTCAGTTTGAAAGACTAG GCTACTTTGTTGTTGACCCGGACTCTTCGCCTGAGAAGCTCGTGTTTAACCGGACTGTAACATTGCGCGACAATTATGGTAAGCAAGGGAAGTGA